The segment AAATCATATGTTTCTGCGATTTATCTTCACGGATTTTTTCAGCCGTTCCGTAGATATAGTAAAAATGATCGACCAGCAGTATGGCCGACCCCCACAGCATTCCGCCGGCAGGCGAAAAGGCCGACCACGGGACTTTTGATTGGGTGATCTGCCAGCGTAACGGCGATTCGTCCGGGTTGACAACGTGTCCCAACCAGTTTCCCACCACCTTAAAATCAAAGATCATCTGGCCGGTTGTGCGCTCTATTTGGGCCAGAAAAACGTAAAGCCCCTGCGGAGTCATCACGCCATCAAAAATCCAAAACCATCCCCGCCCATCATCGGGTTGGATCAGGGCCGCCGGTTGGTTGTCGGCAGTGTGCCCATAATAAAAGCGCATGCTGGCGGTGGCCGCATCTTTGCCCTGCTGAATGGCCACTGAGTTATTAACCAGTGTCGCGTTTGGATGTTGCTGGTTTTTGATTCGTTCAATCCGCGTGTCGCCAAAAAACCAGGCAATGGTGCTGGTATTCAATGCCGCCGAATAAACGCCGTCACCACCGGTCCAGCCTTCGGAGTTTGAAAATAGCGCATCATATTGCGGCATTGGTTCAACGGCAAACCGCGGCGTCGTGCTGCAGGCCAAAACCGACAGCACCACCAATATAAATAGGGGCCAGATGGATATCTTTTTATTTAAAATCGCCATGGTCCGCCTGCTGGGGAAAACGTGTTGAGGGGCTGGTGCGCCAGTTTATTACAGCATCAACTACCCTTCAGATAGTGTCGTTTGACCGTCGTACAGGGTGACGCCCTTGGGGGTTTTATCCAGGTCAAGTCCAATGGGTTTGGTGAAGAACTGATCTTCATAAACATAGCGCGTCAAATCCTCGCTGAAGCGCGGATGGGCAATCCGGGCAATGGCCATGGCTTTTTCGCCGGTGGTCAAGCCGCGCAAATCGGCAATTCCGTATTCGGTCACGATCACAAGGCCGTCATAGGCGCTGGCGGTCAAGCTGATTCCGCCCGGATGCATCTTGGTGATCTTTGATTTACCCCTGTGGGTTCGGCTTTTGATGGCAATGATGGGCGCCCCGTAAGCATGATCGTTTAAGGCCCGGATAAAATCCGGCTGCCCGCCCACCCCGCTGTAGTAGCGCCGGGGATCAATGAAATCGGCCCACACATTTCCCTGCAGATCAACTCCGATAGCGGTGTTCACCGATATAAAGGGGCTGTTTTTCCGAACCGTTTCCGCCGAATTGGTATAGGCCGAGGGCCGCATTTGAACCCCGGCCCGCATGTGCACAAAATCGTAGAGCTCTCGCGATCCCATAATTATGCTGGTGGTGCTGTAGCCCATATTGGCCTTTTTCTTGCGATTGGTGACGATGCCCTCTTTTTCCAGCAGCATGAGCCCGTCACCATATAATTCGGTTTGAACCCCGAGATCTTTGTATTGCGCATCCCGGATGGTGCCGATCACCGCATCCGGGATTTTGCCGATGCCCACCTGCAGGGTAATCCCGTCCTGGATAAAATATTCGGTGATCAACTCTCCAATGCGTCTTTCTTCGGGCGTTAGGTTTTCAAAATCCGGTGCCGCAAAATCATAAACCGGCTTAACCCCTTCCTCGATGATGTAATCAATTGAGCTGGCGTCCACCACGCTCTGTCCCTGGGTAAAGGGCATTGAGGGGTCCAGCTCGGCGATTACAATTGTGGCATGGTCAATGGCCGTGTGAAGGGCTTCCACTGTTAAACCCAGACTGAATTCTCCGGTGAACTCATTCTGGCATACTTTCATCAGGACCACATCGGGTTCATAGGCGTGCCCTTCGCCGATCAAACTCTCCAGGTTTGCCAGCGTGCAGGGCAGGTAATAAGCGCGCCCCTCATTAGCCGCCTGTCGCACCTCACCCCCTGAAAAAATGGAATAGGTCATGACGCGATCCTGCAATCCCTTTTCGACATACGGAACCGGGCCCTGCAACAGCAGATGAACCATCTTGATAAACGGCAGACGCGGCTTTTGAGATTTGATCGAGCGCGTCAGGGCTTCAATCGAGGCTGTGGGCGTGGCGGCATTCGATCCCAGGTAGCATACAATGTCGTTTTGGTCCTTGTAGGAATCGGCAATAAGGGTGGCAATTTGTTCTGCTTTAATTTTTGTGGGCTGCATTTGGATTCCTTTTGTCAGTTGGCAAGCAATTGGAAGGTGTGTAAAAAGTATAGGCCGAAACCATTGTCTTTTCAAGTGCGGGCGACATGACGCGCCGTCAATCTGTCCGCCGGGCTAAAAAACTTACCAATTCCGAAACTGCATACCTGAACTTTAGGCATTTTAGATCACTTCAGTCACTT is part of the Desulfobacterales bacterium genome and harbors:
- a CDS encoding DUF4185 domain-containing protein — protein: MAILNKKISIWPLFILVVLSVLACSTTPRFAVEPMPQYDALFSNSEGWTGGDGVYSAALNTSTIAWFFGDTRIERIKNQQHPNATLVNNSVAIQQGKDAATASMRFYYGHTADNQPAALIQPDDGRGWFWIFDGVMTPQGLYVFLAQIERTTGQMIFDFKVVGNWLGHVVNPDESPLRWQITQSKVPWSAFSPAGGMLWGSAILLVDHFYYIYGTAEKIREDKSQKHMILARVPTSSLADFSQWRFFAEDHWVADQQRASRLSPNMPHEYSVTYLPALNQFAAVYSQDGLSKRIMLRLSPNPQGPWGEPIPIFECPEAEWDESIFCYAAKAHSALSGRPDQLIVTYVANSVEFDRIVNDTRLYRPRFLKLSAMSP
- a CDS encoding acetyl-CoA hydrolase/transferase C-terminal domain-containing protein; translation: MQPTKIKAEQIATLIADSYKDQNDIVCYLGSNAATPTASIEALTRSIKSQKPRLPFIKMVHLLLQGPVPYVEKGLQDRVMTYSIFSGGEVRQAANEGRAYYLPCTLANLESLIGEGHAYEPDVVLMKVCQNEFTGEFSLGLTVEALHTAIDHATIVIAELDPSMPFTQGQSVVDASSIDYIIEEGVKPVYDFAAPDFENLTPEERRIGELITEYFIQDGITLQVGIGKIPDAVIGTIRDAQYKDLGVQTELYGDGLMLLEKEGIVTNRKKKANMGYSTTSIIMGSRELYDFVHMRAGVQMRPSAYTNSAETVRKNSPFISVNTAIGVDLQGNVWADFIDPRRYYSGVGGQPDFIRALNDHAYGAPIIAIKSRTHRGKSKITKMHPGGISLTASAYDGLVIVTEYGIADLRGLTTGEKAMAIARIAHPRFSEDLTRYVYEDQFFTKPIGLDLDKTPKGVTLYDGQTTLSEG